From a region of the Mycobacterium intracellulare ATCC 13950 genome:
- a CDS encoding HdeD family acid-resistance protein — MCQTAAMTISPGSPGTHPVPSLLPHLWKSALLSGILSIVLGVLVLAWPGISILVAAVAFGVYLLITGIAQVVFAFSLHVSAGSRVLLFISGAASLILALLAFRHFGQGYAILLLAIWIGIGFIFRGVATTISAVSDPHLPGRGWNIFLGVLSLLAGIVVVASPFESIVTLAIVVGAWFVVIGIFEVISAFGIRKASNSLGS, encoded by the coding sequence TTGTGTCAGACTGCGGCCATGACTATCTCCCCTGGCTCTCCTGGAACCCACCCCGTTCCAAGCTTGCTGCCGCATCTGTGGAAATCCGCTCTGCTGTCGGGAATTCTGTCGATCGTCCTCGGTGTCCTGGTATTGGCGTGGCCGGGAATTTCCATCCTGGTGGCCGCCGTCGCCTTCGGCGTGTACCTGCTCATCACCGGTATCGCGCAGGTCGTGTTCGCGTTCTCACTGCACGTCTCGGCGGGGAGCCGAGTTCTGTTGTTCATCAGCGGGGCCGCGTCGCTGATTCTGGCGTTGCTCGCGTTCCGCCACTTCGGTCAGGGCTACGCAATTCTGCTGCTGGCCATCTGGATTGGCATCGGCTTCATCTTCCGTGGTGTCGCCACGACGATTTCGGCCGTCAGCGACCCGCACCTGCCGGGCCGGGGCTGGAACATCTTCCTCGGCGTGCTCAGCCTCCTCGCCGGCATCGTGGTCGTGGCGTCGCCGTTCGAATCGATTGTCACCCTGGCGATCGTGGTCGGCGCGTGGTTCGTGGTCATCGGGATCTTCGAGGTCATTTCGGCCTTCGGCATCCGCAAGGCGTCCAACTCCCTCGGCAGCTGA
- a CDS encoding cytochrome ubiquinol oxidase subunit I: MNVVDISRWQFGIVTVYHFIFVPLTIGLAPLIAIMQTVWVATGNTAWYRLTKFFGKLFLINFAIGVATGIVQEFQFGMNWSEYSRFVGDIFGAPLAMEGLFAFFFESTFIGLWIFGWSRLPKLLHLACIWIVAIGVNASAFFIIAANSFMQHPVGAHYNPATRRAELDSIFALLSNNTAQAAFSHTVAGALLTAGTFVAAVSTWWMVRSRRTESTAPTAETEARTMFRPAAILGCGVVLLAAVGLFFTGDRQGKLMFVQQPMKMASAEALCRTQTDPDFSVLTIGTHNNCGSVTEVIKVHYVLPFLAEGKLSGVTLQGVNELQQQYQHRFGPDDYRPNLFVTYWSFRLMIGFLVFPVAFALAVLWLTRAGRTPKGRWVSWFALLTIPTPFLANISGWVFTEMGRQPWVVAPNPTGDPLVRMTVREGVSNHVPGMVITSLVTFTVVYAVLAVVWFFLLKRYTVEGPLEHDAEPAPPQAPDADEVAPLSFAY, encoded by the coding sequence ATGAATGTCGTCGATATTTCGCGGTGGCAGTTCGGTATTGTTACCGTCTACCACTTCATCTTTGTGCCGCTCACGATCGGTTTGGCCCCACTGATCGCCATCATGCAGACGGTGTGGGTGGCTACCGGGAACACCGCGTGGTACCGGCTGACCAAGTTCTTCGGCAAGCTGTTTTTGATCAACTTCGCCATCGGTGTGGCGACCGGCATCGTCCAGGAATTTCAGTTCGGGATGAACTGGAGCGAGTACTCGCGGTTCGTCGGCGACATCTTCGGTGCACCGCTGGCGATGGAAGGGCTGTTCGCCTTCTTCTTCGAATCCACGTTCATCGGCTTGTGGATCTTCGGCTGGAGCCGGCTGCCGAAGCTGCTCCACCTGGCCTGCATCTGGATCGTCGCGATCGGTGTCAACGCCTCGGCGTTCTTCATCATCGCGGCGAACTCGTTCATGCAGCACCCGGTCGGCGCGCACTACAACCCGGCGACACGGCGCGCCGAGCTGGACAGCATTTTCGCCCTGCTGTCCAATAACACTGCGCAAGCGGCGTTTTCACACACCGTGGCGGGAGCGCTGCTGACCGCCGGCACCTTCGTCGCCGCCGTCAGCACGTGGTGGATGGTGCGCTCACGCAGGACCGAATCCACCGCCCCCACAGCGGAAACCGAGGCCCGCACCATGTTTCGCCCCGCGGCAATCCTGGGCTGCGGCGTAGTGCTGCTCGCCGCGGTCGGCCTGTTCTTCACCGGCGATCGCCAGGGCAAGCTGATGTTCGTTCAGCAGCCGATGAAGATGGCGTCGGCAGAAGCGTTGTGCCGCACACAAACCGACCCCGACTTCTCGGTGCTGACCATCGGCACCCACAACAACTGCGGCAGCGTCACGGAAGTGATCAAGGTGCACTACGTGCTGCCGTTCCTGGCCGAGGGCAAGCTCAGCGGCGTGACGCTGCAGGGAGTGAACGAGCTGCAGCAGCAGTACCAGCACCGCTTCGGACCCGACGACTACCGGCCGAACCTGTTCGTCACCTACTGGTCGTTCCGATTGATGATCGGGTTCCTGGTGTTCCCCGTGGCGTTCGCCCTGGCCGTGCTGTGGTTGACCCGCGCCGGGCGAACCCCCAAGGGCCGCTGGGTTTCCTGGTTCGCGCTGCTCACCATCCCCACGCCGTTTCTGGCCAACATCTCGGGTTGGGTGTTCACCGAGATGGGTCGGCAGCCATGGGTGGTGGCGCCGAACCCGACCGGTGACCCGCTGGTCCGGATGACCGTCCGCGAAGGCGTGTCGAACCACGTGCCGGGCATGGTCATCACGTCGCTGGTGACCTTCACCGTCGTCTACGCGGTGCTGGCGGTCGTGTGGTTCTTTCTGCTCAAGCGCTACACCGTCGAAGGGCCGCTGGAACACGACGCGGAACCCGCTCCCCCGCAGGCGCCCGACGCTGACGAGGTGGCGCCCCTGTCGTTCGCCTACTAA
- the cydB gene encoding cytochrome d ubiquinol oxidase subunit II — protein sequence MLFLGFFILEGFDFGVGMLMEPFARVGIGEAEPLRRTALNTIGPVWDGNEVWLIVGGAAMFAAFPGWYATVFSTLYLPLLAILFGMIVRAVAIEWRGKIDDTKWRGWADFGIAAGSWLPAVLWGVAFAVLVRGLPVDAAGHIHLSVADVLNPYTVLGGLATAGLFLLYGAVFVALKTSGAIREDAHRFAVWLSLPVTGLVAGFGLWTQLAYGKDWTWAVLAAAVVAQLAAVLLVWRRASDGWAFTCVALVVAAVVILLFGSLYPNLVPSTLNRQWSLTIYNASSTHYTLKVMTWVTAFMAPLTVVYQAWTYWVFRQRISAERIPAPIGLARRPS from the coding sequence ATGCTGTTCCTGGGGTTCTTCATCCTCGAGGGCTTCGACTTCGGCGTGGGCATGTTGATGGAGCCGTTCGCGCGCGTGGGCATCGGTGAAGCCGAACCGTTGCGGCGCACGGCGCTCAACACCATCGGCCCGGTCTGGGATGGCAACGAGGTGTGGCTGATCGTCGGCGGCGCGGCGATGTTCGCCGCCTTTCCCGGGTGGTACGCCACCGTGTTCTCGACGCTGTACCTGCCGTTGCTGGCGATCCTGTTCGGCATGATCGTGCGTGCCGTGGCGATCGAGTGGCGCGGCAAGATCGACGACACAAAGTGGCGCGGCTGGGCGGATTTCGGCATCGCCGCCGGTTCGTGGCTGCCGGCAGTCTTGTGGGGTGTCGCGTTCGCCGTCCTGGTCCGCGGGCTTCCGGTGGACGCCGCGGGCCACATTCACCTGTCGGTCGCCGACGTGCTGAACCCCTATACGGTGTTGGGCGGCTTGGCGACCGCCGGTCTGTTCTTGCTGTACGGAGCGGTGTTCGTCGCGTTGAAGACGTCCGGCGCCATCCGTGAGGACGCCCACCGGTTCGCCGTGTGGCTCTCGCTTCCGGTGACCGGACTGGTTGCGGGCTTTGGACTTTGGACGCAACTGGCGTACGGCAAAGACTGGACCTGGGCGGTGCTGGCCGCCGCGGTGGTCGCGCAACTGGCCGCGGTGCTGCTGGTGTGGCGGCGGGCCTCCGACGGCTGGGCGTTCACGTGCGTCGCGCTGGTCGTGGCGGCCGTGGTGATCCTGTTGTTCGGCTCGCTGTATCCGAACCTGGTGCCCTCGACCTTGAACAGGCAGTGGAGTCTCACCATCTACAACGCGTCGTCGACGCACTACACGCTCAAGGTCATGACGTGGGTGACCGCCTTCATGGCGCCGTTGACGGTGGTGTACCAGGCATGGACGTACTGGGTGTTCCGGCAACGGATCTCGGCCGAGCGGATACCCGCACCCATCGGTCTGGCAAGGCGCCCGTCCTGA
- the cydD gene encoding thiol reductant ABC exporter subunit CydD yields MGCGVLISGCAIGSAIVLARIVARVVADPPARGLHAWWGPLSLLLALWVIRAIAHWFQGRLGQRGASAVIADLSGRVLDAVTARQPGELAAQRDAAAVVVTRGLDGLRPYLTGYLPTLLLAAILTPATVAVIAAYDLKSTAIVAITLPLIPVFMVLIGLATRDRSAAALAAMTTLQARLLDLIAGIPTLRALGRGAGPEQRIAELAAAHRRSAMATLRIAFLSALVLELLATLGVALIAVGIGLRLVFGEMTLTTGLTVLLLAPDVYWPLRRIGVEFHAAQDGRAAADAAFALIGEHAPAKGRTRAVTARGAPIRLERLTVAGRDGRAPWDLDAVIEPGAVTVLTGRNGAGKSTTLQAIAGITEASSGRVTVAGVDVADLEPARWWAQLSWLPQRPVLVPGTVDDNLALLGELEDRETACAVSGFDAVLAELPEGGDTVLGRGGVGLSLGQRQRLGLARALGSTADVLLLDEPTAHLDARTEERVLRAIAARARAGATVIVVGHREPVLAIGDRVVEVIADRGVHYAPV; encoded by the coding sequence GTGGGTTGCGGGGTTTTGATCTCCGGCTGCGCGATCGGCTCGGCGATCGTGTTGGCGCGCATCGTCGCACGCGTCGTCGCCGATCCCCCCGCGCGCGGCCTGCACGCCTGGTGGGGTCCGCTGTCACTCCTGTTGGCGCTGTGGGTGATTCGCGCGATAGCGCATTGGTTTCAGGGCCGGTTGGGGCAGCGGGGGGCCAGCGCCGTCATCGCGGACCTGTCCGGCCGGGTGCTCGATGCGGTGACCGCCAGGCAGCCCGGCGAGCTCGCGGCGCAACGCGACGCCGCCGCGGTGGTGGTCACCCGCGGACTCGACGGCCTGCGGCCCTACCTCACCGGATACCTGCCGACGTTGCTGCTCGCCGCGATCCTGACGCCGGCCACCGTCGCCGTGATCGCGGCCTACGACCTGAAATCGACGGCGATCGTGGCGATCACGCTGCCGCTGATACCGGTCTTCATGGTGCTGATCGGGCTGGCGACCCGGGACCGCTCGGCGGCCGCCCTGGCCGCGATGACCACCCTGCAGGCGCGGCTGCTGGACCTGATCGCCGGGATCCCCACCCTGCGGGCGTTGGGACGCGGCGCGGGCCCCGAACAGCGCATCGCCGAACTCGCTGCCGCGCACCGGCGTTCGGCCATGGCGACGCTGCGGATCGCCTTCCTGTCGGCTCTGGTGCTGGAATTGCTGGCCACCCTGGGGGTGGCGCTGATCGCCGTCGGAATCGGGCTCCGCCTGGTGTTCGGCGAGATGACCCTCACCACGGGTTTGACGGTGCTGTTGCTGGCGCCGGACGTGTACTGGCCGCTGCGCCGCATCGGCGTGGAGTTCCATGCCGCTCAAGACGGAAGGGCCGCGGCCGATGCGGCGTTCGCCCTCATCGGCGAGCACGCCCCGGCCAAGGGCCGCACCCGGGCGGTGACCGCGCGCGGCGCGCCGATCCGCCTCGAACGTCTCACCGTCGCCGGCCGCGACGGTCGGGCACCGTGGGATCTGGACGCGGTGATCGAGCCCGGCGCCGTGACCGTGCTGACCGGGCGCAACGGTGCCGGGAAAAGCACCACGCTGCAGGCGATCGCCGGCATCACCGAGGCCTCGTCGGGCCGGGTCACCGTCGCCGGGGTCGATGTCGCGGATCTCGAGCCGGCCCGGTGGTGGGCTCAGCTGTCCTGGCTGCCCCAACGCCCGGTGCTCGTTCCCGGCACCGTCGATGACAACCTGGCGCTGCTCGGAGAGCTCGAGGACCGCGAAACCGCCTGTGCGGTATCCGGATTCGACGCCGTGTTGGCCGAACTTCCCGAAGGGGGCGACACCGTGCTGGGGCGCGGCGGCGTCGGGCTTTCTTTGGGACAGCGGCAACGGCTGGGTCTCGCGCGGGCCCTCGGATCGACGGCCGACGTGCTGTTGCTCGACGAGCCGACCGCGCACCTGGACGCGCGCACCGAGGAACGGGTCTTGCGGGCCATCGCGGCGCGGGCGCGCGCCGGTGCGACCGTGATCGTGGTCGGGCACCGCGAGCCGGTGCTGGCCATCGGCGATCGGGTCGTCGAGGTGATCGCCGACCGTGGGGTGCACTATGCCCCGGTCTGA
- the cydC gene encoding thiol reductant ABC exporter subunit CydC: MPRSDSAATRPEPLLAAAVLLRPRLPRVLAAITLGVLSLGSALALAGVAAWLITRAWQMPPVLDLSVAAVAVRLFAISRAVLHYCERLVTHDTALRAAGTARVQVYQRLARGPAAAAVRLHSGELVSRVGADVDELANVLVRALVPIGVAAVLALAATAVVAAISPAAAVVLAICLLIAGFVAPRLAGRAAATQEEIARQQHSERDTSALVALEHAPELRVAGLLPGVIAESQRRHRAWGDALDTAAKPAAIAEAMPTAAVGASVLGAVVAGIGLASAVAPTTLAVLMLLPLSAFEAMTPLPAAAVQLTRSRIAARRLLELAAEGPRETVDATQTTPRPVGTCRLSADVRSGHSAAGSIRVALDLPPGARLAVTGASGSGKTTLLMTLAGLLPPREGQVLLDGVAVTRFDEADLRCAIGFFAEDAHIFATTIRDNLLVARGDCRDDELTAALGAVGLGGWLAGLPEGLATVLIGGAQSLSAGQRRRLLLARAVLSPARIVLLDEPTEHLDVTDADQVLRDLLAQDSRLLSRERTVVVATHHLPKGIGCDELRVDHRA, encoded by the coding sequence ATGCCCCGGTCTGATTCGGCGGCGACTCGCCCTGAACCCCTACTTGCCGCCGCGGTGCTGCTGCGGCCCCGGTTGCCGCGCGTGCTGGCCGCGATCACGCTCGGGGTGCTCTCGCTGGGCAGCGCGCTGGCGCTGGCCGGTGTTGCGGCGTGGCTGATCACCCGCGCCTGGCAGATGCCGCCCGTGCTCGACCTCTCGGTCGCCGCGGTCGCGGTGCGCCTGTTCGCGATCTCGCGGGCCGTGCTGCATTACTGCGAGCGCCTGGTCACCCACGACACGGCCCTGCGCGCCGCCGGCACCGCCCGGGTGCAGGTCTATCAGCGGCTGGCGCGTGGGCCCGCGGCGGCCGCCGTCCGGCTGCACAGCGGTGAGCTGGTGTCCCGGGTGGGGGCCGACGTCGACGAGCTGGCCAACGTCTTGGTGCGCGCCCTGGTTCCGATCGGCGTCGCGGCGGTGCTGGCGCTCGCGGCCACCGCGGTCGTCGCCGCCATTTCGCCGGCGGCGGCCGTCGTGCTCGCCATCTGCCTGCTCATCGCCGGTTTCGTCGCCCCTCGCCTCGCCGGGCGGGCCGCCGCGACCCAGGAGGAGATCGCGCGGCAGCAGCATTCCGAGCGCGACACCTCGGCGCTCGTCGCGCTCGAACACGCGCCCGAGCTTCGCGTCGCCGGCCTGCTCCCCGGCGTCATCGCCGAATCGCAACGCCGGCACCGCGCCTGGGGTGACGCCCTGGACACCGCGGCCAAACCGGCCGCCATTGCCGAGGCGATGCCCACGGCGGCCGTCGGGGCCAGCGTGCTGGGTGCGGTGGTGGCCGGGATCGGGTTGGCATCCGCGGTCGCGCCCACCACGCTCGCCGTGCTGATGTTGCTGCCGCTGTCCGCGTTCGAGGCGATGACGCCGCTGCCGGCGGCGGCCGTGCAGCTGACCCGGTCGCGGATCGCCGCGCGGCGGTTGCTCGAGTTGGCGGCCGAGGGCCCGCGCGAGACCGTCGACGCCACGCAGACGACACCGAGGCCGGTCGGCACCTGCCGGTTGTCCGCGGACGTGCGTTCGGGTCACAGCGCGGCAGGCTCGATCCGCGTCGCGCTGGACCTGCCCCCGGGCGCGCGGTTGGCGGTGACCGGCGCCAGCGGCTCGGGGAAGACGACGCTGCTGATGACGCTCGCCGGGTTGCTGCCGCCGCGCGAAGGGCAGGTGCTGCTCGACGGCGTCGCCGTGACTCGGTTCGACGAAGCCGATTTGCGCTGCGCCATCGGCTTTTTCGCGGAGGACGCGCACATTTTCGCCACCACGATCCGGGACAACCTGCTGGTCGCCCGCGGCGACTGCCGCGACGACGAACTCACCGCGGCCCTGGGCGCCGTCGGGCTGGGCGGGTGGCTCGCCGGCTTGCCCGAGGGCTTGGCCACGGTGTTGATCGGTGGCGCGCAATCCCTTTCGGCGGGCCAGCGCCGGCGGCTGTTGCTGGCCAGGGCGGTCCTATCGCCCGCGCGGATCGTGCTGCTCGACGAACCCACCGAACACCTCGACGTCACCGACGCCGACCAGGTCCTGCGCGACCTGTTGGCCCAGGATTCCCGGCTGCTGTCCCGCGAGCGCACCGTGGTGGTGGCCACTCACCACCTGCCCAAGGGAATTGGCTGCGACGAGCTGCGCGTCGATCACAGAGCCTGA
- a CDS encoding bifunctional lysylphosphatidylglycerol flippase/synthetase MprF, with protein sequence MNGPVVDVTARPRVRERVVVSADSRAARLIGALALLCAACWLIEILARHHSQPNWHFADRLAWSLTVLVAVAWIARGVFLGRPVTTMHAIAAAFFVLAGLGMHVLSFDLLGDVVIASSGLVLMWPMTSHPRPADLPRVWELIKVTRDDALAPFTMQTGKSYHFTADGSAALAYRTRMGIAVVSGDPIGDEKRFGELVADFAATCHAHGWRIAVVGCGERRRELWTDPATLGQTLRAIPIGRDVVVDVPGFDMVGRRFRNLRQAVKRTHNCGVTTEIVAEQELDHTLLAELTEVVRESSKGARADRGFHMNLDGVLEGRFPGIQLIIARDATGKVQAFHRYATAGGGSDITLDVPWRRRGAPNGLDERLSVDMIMAGKDNGAQRVSLAFAAFPEIFDDKNRGWTQRVFYRLIHILDPLIALESLYRYVRKWHALDARRYALISMTQIVPLLFVLLSLEFMPRRRHL encoded by the coding sequence GTGAACGGGCCGGTGGTGGACGTCACAGCACGACCTCGCGTGCGCGAACGTGTTGTCGTTTCGGCCGATTCGCGGGCGGCCCGGCTGATCGGCGCCCTGGCGCTGCTGTGCGCGGCGTGCTGGCTCATCGAGATACTCGCCCGCCACCACAGCCAACCCAACTGGCATTTCGCCGACCGGTTGGCGTGGTCGTTGACGGTCCTGGTCGCGGTGGCGTGGATCGCGCGCGGCGTCTTCCTGGGCCGCCCGGTGACGACGATGCACGCCATTGCGGCCGCGTTTTTCGTGCTGGCGGGGCTGGGCATGCACGTGCTGTCCTTCGATCTGCTCGGTGACGTCGTGATCGCCAGCTCGGGCCTGGTGTTGATGTGGCCGATGACCTCACACCCGCGGCCCGCCGACCTGCCGCGCGTGTGGGAATTGATCAAGGTGACCCGCGATGACGCGTTGGCGCCGTTCACCATGCAGACCGGCAAGAGCTACCACTTCACCGCCGACGGCTCCGCGGCGCTGGCCTACCGGACGCGGATGGGAATCGCCGTGGTGAGCGGCGATCCCATCGGCGACGAGAAGCGTTTCGGCGAACTGGTGGCCGATTTCGCCGCCACCTGTCATGCCCACGGATGGCGCATCGCGGTCGTGGGGTGCGGCGAGCGGCGGCGTGAACTGTGGACCGACCCGGCCACCCTGGGACAAACGTTGCGGGCCATACCGATTGGGCGCGACGTCGTTGTCGACGTGCCGGGCTTCGACATGGTGGGCCGCAGGTTCCGCAACCTGCGTCAGGCGGTTAAGCGCACCCATAACTGCGGTGTCACAACCGAAATCGTCGCCGAGCAGGAGCTCGACCACACGTTGCTGGCCGAGCTGACCGAGGTGGTGCGGGAATCGTCCAAGGGGGCGCGCGCCGACCGCGGATTCCACATGAATCTCGACGGCGTCCTGGAAGGCCGTTTCCCGGGGATACAGCTGATCATCGCCAGGGACGCCACCGGCAAGGTGCAGGCCTTTCACCGATACGCCACGGCCGGCGGCGGCAGCGACATCACCCTCGACGTCCCGTGGCGACGCCGCGGCGCCCCCAACGGGCTCGACGAGCGACTCAGCGTCGACATGATCATGGCCGGCAAAGACAATGGGGCACAGCGGGTTTCGCTCGCCTTCGCCGCTTTCCCCGAGATATTCGACGACAAGAACCGCGGCTGGACCCAGCGCGTGTTCTACCGGCTGATCCACATCCTCGACCCGCTGATCGCGCTCGAGTCGTTATACCGATACGTGCGCAAGTGGCACGCGCTCGACGCGCGGCGCTACGCGCTGATCTCCATGACACAGATCGTCCCGCTACTGTTCGTGCTGCTGTCGCTGGAGTTCATGCCGCGCCGCCGACACCTCTGA
- a CDS encoding acyl-CoA thioesterase II, which translates to MSTDSDFQELLATLDLDRLDDDLFIGSHPSKNPMRTFGGQLMSQAFVAASRSLVRGDLPPSALSVHFINGGDTGKDIEYRVTRLRDERRFANRRVDATQDGTLLCSAMVSYMAGGRGLEHGIEPPQVAEPHTQPTIGELLRGYEETVPHFVNALQPIEWRYTNDPAWVMRTKGDRLPHNRVWVKALGEVPEDPVLHTATMVYSSDTTVLDSVITTHGLSWGFDRIFAASANHSIWFHRQVNFNDWVLYSTSSPVAADSRGLGTGHFFDRSGQTLATVVQEGVLKYFPSSPR; encoded by the coding sequence ATCAGCACCGATTCTGATTTCCAGGAACTGCTGGCGACACTCGACCTCGATCGTCTCGATGATGACCTGTTCATCGGCTCGCATCCCAGCAAGAACCCGATGCGGACGTTCGGTGGTCAGCTCATGTCGCAAGCGTTCGTCGCGGCCAGCCGGAGCCTGGTTCGCGGCGACCTGCCGCCGAGCGCGCTCTCGGTGCACTTCATCAACGGTGGCGACACCGGCAAGGACATCGAATACCGCGTGACCCGGCTGCGCGACGAGCGGCGGTTCGCCAACCGGCGCGTCGACGCGACGCAAGACGGCACGTTGCTGTGCTCGGCCATGGTCTCCTACATGGCCGGCGGCCGGGGCCTCGAGCACGGCATCGAGCCGCCGCAGGTCGCCGAACCGCACACGCAACCCACGATCGGCGAGCTGTTGCGCGGGTACGAGGAGACGGTCCCGCACTTCGTCAACGCCCTGCAGCCCATCGAGTGGCGCTACACCAATGACCCGGCGTGGGTGATGCGGACGAAGGGGGACCGGCTGCCCCACAACCGGGTTTGGGTCAAGGCACTGGGCGAGGTTCCCGAGGACCCGGTATTGCACACGGCGACAATGGTGTACTCCTCGGACACCACGGTGCTGGACTCGGTCATCACCACGCACGGCCTCTCCTGGGGCTTCGACCGCATCTTCGCCGCGTCTGCCAACCATTCCATCTGGTTTCACCGGCAGGTCAACTTCAACGACTGGGTGTTGTACTCGACGTCGTCGCCCGTGGCCGCGGATTCGCGTGGCCTGGGCACCGGGCACTTCTTCGACCGGTCCGGGCAGACGCTCGCCACGGTGGTGCAGGAGGGCGTGCTGAAGTACTTTCCGTCTTCTCCCCGATAA
- the pyk gene encoding pyruvate kinase, whose product MSRRGKIVCTLGPATNSDELILALVEAGMDVARLNFSHGDYADHKAAYERVRVASDATGRAVGVLADLQGPKIRLGRFATGPTYWADGETVRITVADCEGSHDRVSTTYKKLAEDAAVGDRVLVDDGKVCLVVDGIEGDDVICTVVEGGPVSNNKGISLPGMNVSAPALSEKDIEDLTFALDLGVDLVALSFVRSPADVELVHEVMDRVGRRVPVIAKLEKPEAVDNLEAIVLAFDAIMVARGDLGVELPLEEVPLVQKRAIQMARENAKPVIVATQMLDSMIENSRPTRAEASDVANAVLDGADAVMLSGETSVGKYPMAAVRTMSRIICAVEDNSTAAPPLTHVPRTKRGVISYAARDIGERLDAKALVAFTQSGDTVKRLARLHTPLPLLAFTAWPEVRSQLAMTWGTETFIVPMMTSTDGMIRQVDKSLLELGRYKRGDLVVIVAGAPPGTVGSTNLIHVHRIGEDDV is encoded by the coding sequence GTGAGTAGACGCGGGAAGATCGTCTGCACCCTTGGGCCTGCGACCAATTCGGACGAGTTGATCTTGGCGCTGGTTGAGGCGGGAATGGACGTCGCCCGGTTGAACTTCAGCCACGGTGATTACGCCGATCACAAAGCGGCCTACGAACGGGTCCGGGTGGCCTCCGACGCCACCGGCCGTGCCGTCGGCGTGCTCGCCGATTTGCAGGGCCCCAAGATCAGGCTGGGACGCTTCGCGACCGGCCCAACCTACTGGGCCGACGGTGAGACCGTCCGGATCACCGTCGCCGACTGCGAGGGCAGCCACGACCGGGTGTCGACCACCTACAAGAAACTGGCCGAGGACGCCGCCGTCGGTGACCGGGTTCTGGTCGACGACGGCAAGGTCTGCCTGGTGGTCGATGGCATCGAGGGCGACGACGTCATCTGCACGGTCGTCGAGGGCGGCCCGGTCAGCAACAACAAGGGAATCTCGTTGCCGGGCATGAACGTGTCGGCACCGGCCTTGTCGGAGAAGGACATCGAGGACCTCACCTTCGCCCTGGACCTCGGCGTCGACCTGGTCGCCCTGTCCTTCGTGCGCTCGCCGGCCGACGTCGAGCTGGTGCACGAGGTGATGGACCGGGTCGGGCGACGGGTTCCGGTGATCGCCAAGCTGGAAAAGCCCGAAGCCGTCGACAATCTGGAAGCCATCGTGCTGGCCTTCGACGCCATCATGGTGGCCCGCGGCGACCTCGGCGTCGAGCTGCCACTGGAAGAGGTTCCGCTGGTGCAGAAGCGGGCCATCCAGATGGCCCGGGAGAACGCGAAACCGGTCATCGTGGCCACCCAGATGCTCGATTCCATGATCGAGAACTCACGCCCGACCCGCGCCGAGGCCTCCGACGTCGCCAACGCCGTCCTCGACGGCGCCGACGCGGTGATGCTGTCCGGGGAGACGTCGGTGGGCAAGTATCCGATGGCTGCCGTGCGGACCATGTCGCGCATCATCTGCGCGGTCGAGGACAATTCCACGGCCGCCCCGCCGCTGACCCACGTGCCGCGCACCAAACGCGGCGTGATCTCCTATGCGGCCCGCGACATCGGCGAGCGGCTCGACGCCAAAGCCCTGGTCGCCTTCACCCAATCCGGCGACACGGTCAAGCGGCTCGCGCGCCTGCACACCCCGCTGCCGCTGCTGGCCTTCACCGCCTGGCCCGAGGTGCGCAGCCAGCTCGCCATGACCTGGGGCACCGAAACGTTCATCGTCCCGATGATGACCTCCACGGACGGCATGATCCGCCAGGTCGACAAGTCGCTGCTCGAACTCGGTCGCTACAAGCGCGGCGACCTGGTGGTCATCGTCGCCGGCGCGCCACCTGGCACAGTAGGGTCGACCAACCTGATCCACGTGCACCGGATCGGGGAGGACGACGTCTAA
- a CDS encoding DUF2752 domain-containing protein: MTNARPALPPTHADAHGLRHHLGYVGAATGLALGGALGYVALADPHNPASIYPPCPFRWLTGWNCPFCGGLRMTYDVVHGDLAAALHDNVFVLVAIPMLAAWLVVRRARGASPLSRPVLLTVVVATAVWTVARNLPAFPLIPTVLGG, translated from the coding sequence GTGACCAACGCGAGGCCCGCCCTGCCACCCACGCATGCCGATGCGCACGGTCTGCGTCATCATCTCGGCTACGTCGGGGCCGCGACCGGCCTCGCGCTGGGCGGCGCGCTCGGCTACGTCGCGCTGGCCGACCCGCACAATCCCGCGTCGATCTATCCGCCGTGTCCCTTCAGGTGGCTCACCGGCTGGAACTGCCCGTTTTGCGGCGGGCTGCGGATGACGTATGACGTGGTGCACGGTGACCTGGCGGCCGCGCTCCACGACAACGTTTTCGTCCTGGTCGCAATCCCGATGCTGGCCGCGTGGCTGGTGGTTCGCCGCGCGCGCGGCGCATCGCCGCTGTCACGGCCGGTGCTGCTGACCGTCGTGGTCGCGACGGCCGTTTGGACGGTTGCGCGTAACTTGCCCGCCTTCCCGTTGATTCCGACCGTTCTTGGTGGGTAA